A single Actinomadura algeriensis DNA region contains:
- a CDS encoding NAD(P)H-quinone oxidoreductase, with product MRAIVIREPGDPDVLEWTTVPDPAAGPGEVLIEVAASAVNRADVMQRLGFYPPPDGAPPYPGLEVSGRVVAVGDGVAWPGVGDEVCALLAGGGYAERVAVPAGQVLPVPDGVDLVDAAGLPEVACTVWSNVFMLGRLQGGETLLAHGGGSGIGTLAIQLAKARGARVVCTVGSEEKAERCRALGADLVVNYRTGDFVESGPYDVILDLIGAKYLARNVDALAVGGRLMIIGMQGGSKAELDIGKLLRKRALVHPTSLRSRPLEEKAEIVAGVRENVWPLIASGDVRPVVDRRVPMADAARAHELLEESGHVGKILLTV from the coding sequence ATGCGTGCGATCGTGATTCGCGAGCCGGGCGACCCGGACGTCCTGGAGTGGACGACCGTGCCGGATCCGGCCGCGGGACCGGGCGAGGTACTGATCGAGGTCGCGGCGAGCGCGGTCAACCGCGCCGACGTGATGCAGCGGCTCGGGTTCTACCCGCCGCCGGACGGGGCGCCGCCGTATCCGGGCCTGGAGGTGTCGGGACGGGTCGTCGCGGTCGGCGACGGCGTCGCGTGGCCGGGGGTCGGCGACGAGGTGTGCGCGCTGCTCGCGGGCGGCGGGTACGCGGAGCGGGTGGCGGTGCCCGCCGGGCAGGTGCTGCCGGTCCCGGACGGCGTGGACCTCGTGGACGCGGCTGGCCTGCCGGAGGTCGCGTGCACCGTCTGGTCGAACGTCTTCATGCTGGGGCGCCTGCAGGGCGGGGAGACGCTGCTCGCGCACGGCGGCGGCAGCGGCATCGGGACGCTGGCGATCCAGCTCGCGAAGGCCCGCGGCGCGCGGGTCGTCTGTACCGTGGGAAGCGAGGAGAAGGCGGAGCGGTGCCGGGCGCTCGGCGCGGACCTCGTCGTGAACTACCGTACCGGCGACTTCGTCGAGAGCGGACCGTACGACGTGATCCTGGACCTGATCGGCGCCAAGTACCTGGCCCGGAACGTGGACGCGCTGGCGGTCGGCGGACGGCTGATGATCATCGGCATGCAGGGCGGGTCGAAGGCCGAGCTGGACATCGGCAAGCTGCTGCGCAAGCGCGCGCTGGTGCACCCCACGTCGCTGCGGTCCCGCCCCCTGGAGGAGAAGGCGGAGATCGTCGCGGGGGTGCGGGAGAACGTGTGGCCGCTGATCGCGTCCGGGGACGTCCGGCCCGTGGTGGACCGGCGCGTCCCCATGGCGGACGCGGCGCGCGCGCACGAACTGCTCGAAGAGAGCGGACACGTCGGCAAGATCCTTCTGACCGTGTGA
- a CDS encoding MinD/ParA family ATP-binding protein yields MARNEHDGRSLEERLASLDAMNDDAAGRPSGSAAEPPGQRPDPAQQEPDDAGEQPSGQAPPPEPGGNPWLAAPPAVQEPPAAAAPQETQADRPVPPPPGFPGYGDPQQPAQQQPAQQQPVQQQPAQYDGGPMPQPFDGGMLPPPYPGASGYQGYDPSQLPPLDPAGQPQPYQPQQPWEIGPFPAQDPNVAASQPYQPVDPNTGQPYHSGPATPPPYPQVDPNTGQPYQPGPATPPPYPQVDPNTGRPYDPNAAASQPYQPVDPNTGQPYHPGAATPPPYPQVDPNTGRPYPQVDPNTGQPYAPIDPNTGQPMQGYVYPAGYPQQPQQPQEADPGDADSLSSENLLGERRIAPSSGWRRAVYKASGGNIHMGESQGDLRRKDLVARARTQVAGGHHRVAVMSLKGGVGKTTTTTGLGSMLGSLRGDTVIAVDANPDRGTLSDKVRLETAATVRDLLNSRESIHRYADVRAFTSQNQARLEILASDRDPAVSEAFSADDYAAAAAILEQFYSICITDCGTGLLHSAMAGVLSLADQLVLVSSPSVDGARSASATLDWLEAHDHGHLVRNGVVVLSMVRNRTRSQVDLDKLQAHFESRCRAVVRIPYDDHLEEGAEVELEQLAPPTREAYLTLAAVVGDGFAYRRPENDAQG; encoded by the coding sequence GTGGCAAGGAACGAGCACGACGGGCGCTCCCTGGAGGAGCGGCTGGCCTCTCTGGACGCGATGAACGATGACGCGGCGGGGCGGCCGTCGGGCTCGGCGGCCGAGCCCCCCGGGCAGCGCCCCGACCCCGCGCAGCAGGAGCCGGACGACGCGGGCGAACAGCCGTCCGGGCAGGCACCGCCGCCCGAACCGGGCGGGAACCCGTGGCTCGCGGCGCCCCCGGCCGTCCAGGAGCCCCCCGCGGCCGCCGCGCCGCAGGAGACGCAGGCGGACCGCCCCGTCCCGCCCCCGCCCGGCTTCCCCGGCTACGGCGACCCGCAGCAGCCCGCCCAGCAGCAGCCCGCCCAGCAGCAGCCCGTCCAGCAGCAGCCCGCCCAGTACGACGGCGGGCCGATGCCGCAGCCGTTCGACGGCGGGATGCTGCCGCCGCCGTACCCGGGCGCGAGCGGCTACCAGGGGTACGACCCGTCGCAGCTTCCGCCGCTCGACCCGGCCGGGCAGCCGCAGCCGTACCAGCCGCAGCAGCCCTGGGAGATCGGCCCGTTCCCCGCGCAGGACCCGAACGTCGCGGCGTCCCAGCCGTACCAGCCGGTCGACCCGAACACGGGGCAGCCGTACCACTCGGGGCCGGCCACACCGCCGCCGTACCCGCAGGTCGATCCGAACACCGGCCAGCCGTACCAACCGGGTCCCGCGACGCCGCCGCCGTACCCGCAGGTCGACCCGAACACCGGTCGGCCGTACGACCCGAACGCGGCCGCGTCCCAGCCGTACCAGCCCGTGGACCCGAACACCGGGCAGCCGTACCACCCGGGCGCCGCGACGCCGCCGCCGTATCCGCAGGTCGACCCCAACACCGGCCGGCCGTACCCGCAGGTCGATCCGAACACGGGTCAGCCGTACGCGCCCATCGACCCCAACACGGGCCAGCCGATGCAGGGCTACGTCTACCCGGCCGGCTACCCCCAGCAGCCCCAGCAGCCGCAGGAGGCCGACCCGGGCGACGCCGACAGCCTCAGCTCCGAGAACCTCCTCGGCGAGCGTCGCATCGCGCCGTCGTCCGGCTGGCGCCGCGCCGTCTACAAGGCGAGCGGCGGCAACATACACATGGGCGAGTCGCAGGGCGACCTGCGCCGCAAGGACCTCGTCGCCCGGGCCCGCACCCAGGTCGCGGGCGGGCACCACCGGGTCGCGGTGATGTCGCTGAAGGGCGGCGTCGGCAAGACCACCACGACCACCGGCCTCGGCTCGATGCTGGGTTCGCTGCGCGGCGACACCGTCATCGCGGTCGACGCCAACCCCGACCGCGGCACCCTGTCCGACAAGGTCAGGCTGGAGACCGCCGCGACGGTCCGCGACCTGCTGAACAGCCGCGAGAGCATCCACCGGTACGCGGACGTGCGCGCGTTCACCTCACAGAACCAGGCCCGGCTGGAGATCCTCGCGTCCGACCGCGACCCGGCCGTCAGCGAGGCGTTCAGCGCCGACGACTACGCCGCCGCCGCCGCGATCCTCGAGCAGTTCTACTCGATCTGCATCACCGACTGCGGGACCGGGCTCCTGCACTCCGCCATGGCGGGCGTGCTCAGCCTCGCCGACCAGCTCGTCCTGGTCAGCTCCCCGTCGGTGGACGGCGCCCGGTCCGCGAGCGCGACCCTCGACTGGCTCGAGGCGCACGACCACGGGCACCTCGTGCGCAACGGCGTCGTCGTCCTGTCGATGGTCCGCAACCGCACCCGCAGCCAGGTCGACCTCGACAAGCTCCAGGCGCACTTCGAGAGCCGCTGCCGCGCGGTCGTCCGGATCCCCTACGACGACCACCTGGAGGAGGGCGCCGAGGTCGAGCTGGAGCAGCTCGCGCCGCCGACCCGCGAGGCGTACCTGACCCTCGCGGCCGTCGTCGGCGACGGCTTCGCCTACCGCCGCCCCGAGAACGACGCCCAGGGCTGA
- a CDS encoding cupin domain-containing protein — translation MDADGVYVGKAAPDAAADRGWLLGHFKPGDDLRHSDEVEIKWGVHPAGERRVRWTDGEKRTALLVLISGRFRLEFPGRDVVLCEQGDYVVWGRGVDHSWCAEQESIVLTVRWPSVPGYRVPDASGA, via the coding sequence ATGGACGCCGACGGCGTGTACGTCGGGAAGGCCGCGCCCGACGCGGCGGCCGACCGGGGCTGGCTGCTCGGCCACTTCAAGCCCGGCGACGACCTGCGGCACAGCGACGAGGTCGAGATCAAGTGGGGCGTGCACCCGGCGGGGGAGCGCCGCGTGCGGTGGACCGACGGCGAGAAGCGGACCGCGCTGCTGGTGCTGATCAGCGGACGGTTCCGGCTGGAGTTCCCCGGACGGGACGTCGTGCTGTGCGAGCAGGGCGACTACGTGGTGTGGGGCCGCGGCGTCGATCACTCGTGGTGCGCCGAGCAGGAGTCGATCGTGCTGACGGTGCGCTGGCCGTCCGTGCCCGGGTACCGCGTCCCGGACGCCTCCGGCGCCTGA
- a CDS encoding M15 family metallopeptidase, translating into MPGRRLAKSAAAAAALLTMGVAAACGGGDGDDRGTAPATPPTATGTAESPSAAPTNMKFQSDIKKVTARDLPHSWREGCPVEPADLRMIEMTYWGFDDRPHTGGRLVVNESAAEELVPVFEKLYEMRYPIARMEPVDKYDGSDFDSIEANNTSAFNCRQATGSGSWSQHAYGLAIDINPCQNPYVSADGSIAHPDCVKYGDRDLDEPGMIHAGDAVVDAFADIGWGWGGTWTGAKDYQHFSSNGR; encoded by the coding sequence ATGCCAGGTAGAAGGCTTGCGAAGAGCGCGGCGGCCGCCGCCGCGCTGCTCACGATGGGGGTCGCGGCCGCGTGCGGCGGCGGCGACGGGGACGACCGGGGCACCGCCCCGGCGACCCCGCCGACCGCGACGGGAACGGCGGAATCGCCGTCGGCGGCGCCCACGAACATGAAATTCCAGTCGGACATCAAGAAGGTGACGGCGCGGGACCTGCCGCACTCGTGGCGCGAGGGCTGCCCGGTCGAGCCCGCCGACCTCCGGATGATCGAGATGACGTACTGGGGGTTCGACGACCGTCCGCACACCGGCGGCCGGCTCGTCGTCAACGAGAGCGCCGCCGAGGAGCTCGTCCCGGTGTTCGAGAAGCTGTACGAGATGCGCTACCCGATCGCGCGCATGGAACCGGTCGACAAGTACGACGGCAGCGACTTCGACTCGATCGAGGCCAACAACACCTCGGCCTTCAACTGCCGCCAGGCGACCGGATCGGGCTCGTGGTCACAGCACGCCTACGGCCTCGCCATCGACATCAACCCGTGCCAGAACCCCTACGTCAGCGCCGACGGCTCGATCGCGCACCCCGACTGCGTCAAGTACGGGGACCGCGACCTCGACGAACCCGGCATGATCCACGCCGGTGACGCCGTCGTCGACGCCTTCGCGGACATCGGCTGGGGCTGGGGCGGAACGTGGACGGGGGCGAAGGACTACCAGCACTTCAGCTCGAACGGCCGGTGA
- a CDS encoding MarR family winged helix-turn-helix transcriptional regulator: MSEPRWLDAAQQRDWRAYVDGSVRLTEIMDRDLKARHGLSVSEYEILVRLSEAPERRLRMAELAENASQSRSRLSHTCARLESKGLVERDNCPNDKRGVFANLTDEGIATLERAARDHVETVRDHFIDVVAPEDLEAVGRAFGAVLKRLEDGPGRP, from the coding sequence ATGAGCGAACCGCGCTGGCTCGACGCCGCACAGCAACGTGACTGGCGTGCCTACGTGGACGGCAGCGTCCGGCTGACCGAGATCATGGACCGCGACCTCAAGGCCAGGCACGGCCTGTCGGTGTCGGAGTACGAGATCCTCGTCCGGCTCTCCGAGGCGCCCGAACGGCGGCTGCGGATGGCCGAACTCGCCGAGAACGCCAGCCAGTCGCGCAGCCGCCTGTCCCACACCTGCGCCCGGCTGGAGTCCAAGGGACTCGTCGAACGCGACAACTGCCCGAACGACAAGCGCGGCGTCTTCGCCAACCTCACCGACGAGGGCATCGCCACGCTCGAACGGGCCGCGCGCGACCACGTCGAGACCGTCCGCGACCACTTCATCGACGTCGTCGCCCCCGAAGACCTCGAGGCCGTCGGGCGCGCGTTCGGCGCCGTCCTCAAGCGGCTGGAAGACGGGCCCGGACGCCCTTAG
- a CDS encoding pirin family protein gives MPAVTADPLTLPRLPLLPEGDTDWRRVAKVVTAKKHLEGEGFQVRRPFPGIDLSLADPFLLLDHMGAVEYGPGEAKGTPWHPHRGFETVTYIIDGAFQHRDTTGGGGLITDGATQWMTAASGIQHIEQPPPELVAGGGLFHGVQLWVNLPRAQKWVEPRYQDIEARDVKLLAADDGSSLVRVIAGSLGGHDGPGVTYTPINYLHATVAPGARLTLPWPREFNAMVYVLSGRGTVGVEEVALDEGRLAVFGGSHHKGTGDGLVLRAADTQPQASAGGWEVLVLGGLPIREPIARYGPFVMNTRDEIVQAFEDFQAGRMGTIPAEKVPHRSEADETPA, from the coding sequence ATGCCCGCCGTGACCGCCGACCCGCTGACCCTGCCCCGCCTCCCGCTGCTGCCCGAGGGCGACACCGACTGGCGCCGCGTCGCCAAGGTCGTCACCGCGAAGAAGCACCTGGAGGGCGAGGGCTTCCAGGTCCGGCGCCCGTTCCCGGGCATCGACCTGTCGCTCGCCGACCCGTTCCTGCTGCTCGACCACATGGGCGCCGTCGAGTACGGCCCGGGCGAGGCGAAGGGCACGCCCTGGCACCCGCACCGCGGCTTCGAGACCGTCACCTACATCATCGACGGCGCGTTCCAGCACCGCGACACCACGGGCGGCGGCGGCCTCATCACCGACGGCGCCACCCAGTGGATGACCGCCGCGTCCGGCATCCAGCACATCGAGCAGCCGCCGCCGGAGCTCGTGGCGGGCGGCGGCCTGTTCCACGGCGTGCAGCTCTGGGTGAACCTGCCCAGGGCGCAGAAGTGGGTCGAGCCTCGGTACCAGGACATTGAGGCCCGCGACGTGAAGCTGCTCGCGGCGGACGACGGGTCGTCGCTCGTCCGCGTCATCGCCGGGTCGCTCGGCGGGCACGACGGGCCGGGCGTCACCTACACGCCGATCAACTACCTGCACGCGACCGTCGCGCCGGGCGCCCGGCTGACGCTGCCGTGGCCGCGCGAGTTCAACGCGATGGTGTACGTCCTGTCCGGGCGGGGGACGGTCGGCGTCGAGGAGGTCGCGCTGGACGAGGGGCGGCTCGCCGTGTTCGGCGGCTCCCACCACAAGGGGACGGGCGACGGCCTGGTCCTGCGGGCGGCCGACACGCAACCGCAGGCGAGCGCGGGCGGCTGGGAGGTCCTCGTGCTGGGCGGCCTGCCGATCCGCGAGCCGATCGCGCGGTACGGGCCGTTCGTGATGAACACCCGGGACGAGATCGTGCAGGCGTTCGAGGACTTCCAGGCGGGACGCATGGGGACGATCCCGGCCGAAAAGGTCCCGCACCGATCGGAGGCCGACGAAACGCCGGCGTGA
- a CDS encoding ATP-binding protein — protein MRNPYAPGAGQRPPELAGRDRELRQFEVVLERVARGRPERSMIVTGLRGVGKTVLLNAFRSMAIQRLWGTGKIEARPDQSIRRPVASALHRAVRELAPRHRAPDRIEDFLGVLKAFAQAGEEPAGKSKARAHRWQPGIDVPAARGRADSGDLEIDLTELFVDAASVATDVGVGIALFVDEMQDVPQGDVSALCAACHELSQVGGPLIVVGAGLPHLPAVLSASKSYSERLFRYARIDRLDRESADHALLAPAEREEVTFTQDALDALYGAADGYPYFVQAYAKVVWDVAPGTPITADDIKVAAPEAETELAVGFFGSRYERATPAERDYMRAMAMLGDDPVPTAEVAQELGRKPSSLSPARDGLIKKGLIYSAERGMIAFTVPHFGKFLRSQPG, from the coding sequence GTGCGCAATCCCTACGCCCCCGGCGCCGGGCAGCGTCCCCCCGAGCTGGCCGGCCGCGACCGCGAGTTGAGGCAGTTCGAGGTGGTGCTCGAACGGGTGGCCCGCGGCCGCCCCGAACGCAGCATGATCGTCACCGGGCTGCGCGGCGTCGGCAAGACCGTGCTGCTCAACGCGTTCCGCTCGATGGCGATCCAGCGCCTGTGGGGGACCGGCAAGATCGAGGCCCGGCCCGACCAGTCGATCCGCCGCCCGGTCGCGTCGGCGCTGCACCGCGCCGTCCGGGAGCTGGCGCCCCGGCACCGCGCCCCCGACCGCATCGAGGACTTCCTCGGCGTGCTCAAGGCGTTCGCCCAGGCCGGCGAGGAACCGGCCGGCAAGTCCAAGGCGCGCGCGCACCGCTGGCAGCCCGGCATCGACGTGCCCGCCGCGCGCGGCCGCGCCGACTCCGGCGACCTCGAGATCGACCTCACCGAGCTGTTCGTGGACGCCGCGTCCGTCGCGACCGACGTCGGCGTGGGCATCGCGCTGTTCGTCGACGAGATGCAGGACGTCCCGCAGGGCGACGTGTCCGCGCTGTGCGCCGCGTGCCACGAGCTGTCGCAGGTCGGCGGCCCGCTGATCGTGGTCGGCGCCGGGCTGCCGCACCTGCCGGCCGTCCTGTCGGCGAGCAAGTCCTACAGCGAGCGCCTCTTCCGGTACGCCCGCATCGACCGGCTCGACCGCGAGTCCGCCGACCACGCGCTCCTCGCGCCCGCCGAACGCGAGGAGGTCACCTTCACCCAGGACGCCCTGGACGCCCTGTACGGCGCGGCCGACGGCTACCCGTACTTCGTGCAGGCGTACGCGAAGGTCGTGTGGGACGTCGCGCCCGGCACCCCGATCACCGCCGACGACATCAAGGTCGCCGCGCCCGAGGCCGAGACCGAACTCGCCGTCGGTTTCTTCGGCAGCCGCTACGAGCGGGCCACCCCCGCCGAACGCGACTACATGCGCGCGATGGCGATGCTCGGCGACGACCCCGTCCCGACCGCCGAGGTCGCGCAGGAGCTCGGCCGCAAGCCGTCCAGCCTGTCGCCCGCCCGCGACGGCCTGATCAAGAAGGGCCTGATCTACAGCGCCGAACGCGGCATGATCGCGTTCACGGTGCCGCACTTCGGCAAGTTCCTCCGCTCGCAGCCCGGCTGA
- a CDS encoding MauE/DoxX family redox-associated membrane protein, with product MLQRDGASGARRAGRAMVTAAQNAQVLLLAAVLLAACAAKLVFREPVREAPDHVHGVPLPAGIARVTALRHGRRMSVCLGMGEGVLGLALLTSSHVSVRLATTAAFAAATWVVGELRVRRPDVGCGCFGGLSGKRVGRRSVARAVLLTAVAVTALGAPHTGLDALRDGHVVIGAVFAVELALFAALSPELTALLGRRRLPGARPVTPCERRRSPLAETYATLHASAEWAAYENAVASAVPLDVWREGCWRFLAFPARLDGRDVRLVFAVSTAERARVVRPVRVQAEPRLSAAL from the coding sequence GTGCTTCAACGCGACGGTGCGTCCGGTGCTCGGCGGGCGGGCCGCGCGATGGTGACGGCGGCGCAGAACGCGCAGGTCCTGCTGCTGGCGGCGGTGCTGCTGGCGGCGTGCGCGGCGAAGCTGGTGTTCCGGGAGCCGGTGCGGGAGGCGCCCGACCACGTGCACGGGGTGCCGCTCCCGGCGGGCATCGCGCGGGTGACGGCGCTGCGGCACGGCCGCCGGATGAGCGTGTGCCTCGGGATGGGCGAGGGCGTCCTCGGGCTGGCGCTGCTGACGTCGTCGCACGTGTCGGTGCGGCTGGCGACGACGGCGGCGTTCGCGGCGGCGACGTGGGTGGTCGGCGAGCTGCGGGTGCGGCGGCCGGACGTCGGGTGCGGCTGCTTCGGGGGGCTCAGCGGGAAGCGGGTGGGGCGGCGCAGCGTGGCGCGGGCGGTGCTGCTGACGGCGGTGGCGGTGACCGCGCTGGGGGCGCCGCACACCGGGCTGGACGCCCTGCGGGACGGGCACGTGGTGATCGGCGCGGTGTTCGCGGTGGAGCTGGCGCTGTTCGCGGCGCTGTCCCCGGAGTTGACGGCGCTGCTCGGGCGGCGGCGCCTGCCGGGCGCGCGGCCGGTGACGCCGTGCGAGCGGCGGCGCAGCCCGCTCGCGGAGACGTACGCGACGCTGCACGCGAGCGCCGAGTGGGCCGCGTACGAGAACGCGGTGGCGAGCGCCGTCCCGCTGGACGTCTGGCGGGAGGGCTGCTGGCGGTTCCTGGCGTTCCCGGCCCGGCTGGACGGACGGGACGTGCGGCTCGTGTTCGCGGTGTCGACGGCGGAACGGGCCCGCGTGGTGCGTCCCGTCCGCGTGCAGGCCGAGCCACGGCTCTCTGCAGCTCTCTAG
- a CDS encoding RNA polymerase sigma factor → MPRLSPSADPSDRKLVKGLNEGDESALAAIYDEYGERVYDYVLSMLGDAKAAARIVHDTFIDASRRAPRMRDHLHLGSWLYGAARRRCVRRGRVKDLYWERDGEFADPPFLERADGGDPGELPPSDELHELLRASLSRLDPVDQEIVLLAFRHGLPPARLGAALGLSARRAAARTRRGRDVMESALADELRRAARACASRPAPVEAVPEPEPEPEAEPAQAPVGIAVLAAAPPPEPPEPDVPEEPDVPSASEPPSEPPRRGPRSAPRWRTLHRRGEPAAERDPSVDAHAAGCPDCRRRGRVRATVLLGAAPAPVLPAALRHRVMHTATDPELAAHRADIAARGGALTPDGLPIQPDVPSPFTRRWLFTVGGMAGALAAAVVAVVAMGPGIGDGTLTWPPFGTEPQPSITSPSPSPGGGGRQSGTAAGPGEGGRGGAQPPPVNPHTRPDTSSPAQSPTTSPPSSPSPTSPSPTPPPPKGVLVVNPNKVELNGTKTAYLSLAAEDGPVQWTAMSSTSQLELSQMQGGMPEDGTVNLTVTLRTALIGLPGSGKLTFTDSEGFPHVVEVEWGLSLL, encoded by the coding sequence ATGCCGAGGTTGTCCCCCTCCGCCGATCCCTCCGACCGAAAGCTGGTCAAAGGGCTGAACGAAGGCGACGAGTCGGCCCTCGCCGCGATCTACGACGAGTACGGCGAGCGTGTCTACGACTACGTACTGTCAATGCTGGGGGACGCGAAGGCCGCGGCGCGGATCGTCCACGACACCTTCATCGACGCCTCCCGCCGCGCCCCCCGGATGCGCGACCACCTCCACCTCGGCTCCTGGCTGTACGGCGCGGCGCGCCGCCGCTGCGTCCGCCGCGGCCGCGTGAAGGACCTGTACTGGGAACGGGACGGCGAGTTCGCCGACCCCCCGTTCCTGGAGCGTGCCGACGGCGGCGACCCCGGCGAGCTGCCGCCGTCCGACGAACTGCACGAACTCCTGCGCGCGTCCCTGTCCCGCCTCGACCCGGTCGACCAGGAGATCGTCCTGCTGGCGTTCCGGCACGGGCTGCCGCCCGCCCGGCTCGGCGCGGCGCTCGGCCTGTCGGCCCGCCGCGCGGCCGCCCGGACGCGGCGCGGGCGGGACGTGATGGAGTCCGCGCTCGCCGACGAACTGCGCCGCGCGGCCCGCGCCTGCGCGTCCCGTCCGGCGCCCGTCGAGGCCGTCCCCGAACCGGAACCCGAGCCCGAGGCCGAACCCGCGCAGGCGCCCGTCGGCATCGCCGTGCTGGCCGCCGCGCCGCCCCCCGAGCCCCCGGAACCGGACGTCCCCGAAGAACCGGACGTCCCGTCGGCGTCGGAGCCGCCATCGGAGCCGCCGCGTCGCGGTCCCCGGTCGGCGCCGCGGTGGCGGACGCTCCACCGGCGCGGCGAGCCCGCCGCGGAGCGCGACCCGTCCGTCGACGCGCACGCCGCGGGCTGCCCGGACTGCCGCCGCCGCGGCCGGGTCCGCGCCACCGTGCTGCTCGGCGCCGCGCCCGCCCCGGTGCTGCCCGCCGCGCTCCGGCACCGCGTCATGCACACCGCGACCGACCCCGAGCTCGCCGCGCACCGCGCGGACATCGCCGCCCGCGGCGGCGCCCTCACCCCCGACGGGCTGCCGATCCAGCCGGACGTCCCGTCCCCGTTCACCCGCCGCTGGCTGTTCACCGTCGGCGGCATGGCGGGCGCGCTCGCGGCGGCCGTGGTCGCGGTGGTGGCGATGGGCCCCGGCATCGGCGACGGCACGCTGACGTGGCCGCCGTTCGGCACCGAACCGCAGCCGTCGATCACCAGCCCGTCCCCGTCCCCGGGCGGCGGCGGGCGCCAGTCCGGTACGGCGGCGGGCCCCGGCGAGGGCGGGCGCGGTGGCGCCCAGCCGCCGCCCGTGAACCCCCACACGCGGCCCGACACCTCGTCGCCCGCGCAGTCGCCGACGACGAGCCCGCCGAGTTCGCCGTCGCCCACCTCGCCGTCGCCGACGCCCCCGCCGCCGAAGGGCGTCCTGGTCGTCAACCCGAACAAGGTCGAGCTGAACGGGACGAAGACCGCGTACCTCAGCCTGGCCGCCGAGGACGGCCCGGTGCAGTGGACCGCGATGTCCTCCACCAGCCAGCTGGAGTTGTCGCAGATGCAGGGCGGCATGCCCGAGGACGGCACCGTGAACCTGACCGTCACGCTGCGGACGGCGCTGATCGGCCTCCCCGGCAGCGGCAAGCTCACCTTCACCGACTCCGAGGGCTTCCCGCACGTCGTCGAGGTCGAGTGGGGCCTCTCGCTGCTCTGA
- a CDS encoding RNA polymerase sigma factor: MSTDGDDAFHIGRSRDDPEAFAEIFRRHAPDLKRYVTRRLGADTAEDVVAETFLAAFRQRHRYDPARPSARPWLFGIATNLIGRHVRTEVRQLRILRRTGADPVAEPFTDRSDDRISARADGHRIAAALAAMPRGHRDALLLFAWGELSYVQIAEALDVRVGTVRSRISRARRRLRKELGESEDSRHRAIVHEEPVHD, from the coding sequence ATGAGCACGGACGGCGATGACGCCTTCCATATCGGGCGCTCCCGGGACGATCCGGAGGCGTTCGCCGAGATCTTCCGCCGGCACGCGCCCGACCTCAAGCGTTACGTGACCCGCCGCCTCGGCGCCGACACCGCCGAGGACGTCGTCGCCGAGACGTTCCTGGCCGCGTTCCGGCAGCGCCACCGTTACGATCCGGCCCGCCCGAGCGCCCGCCCCTGGCTGTTCGGGATCGCGACGAACCTGATCGGACGGCACGTCCGCACGGAGGTGCGGCAGTTGCGTATCCTCCGGCGCACCGGCGCCGACCCGGTCGCCGAGCCGTTCACCGACCGTAGCGACGACCGGATCAGTGCCCGGGCCGACGGCCACCGGATCGCCGCCGCGCTCGCCGCGATGCCGAGGGGGCATCGCGACGCCCTGCTGCTGTTCGCGTGGGGCGAGCTGTCGTACGTCCAGATCGCCGAGGCCCTGGACGTGCGCGTCGGGACGGTCCGGTCCCGCATCAGCCGGGCGCGGCGCAGGCTGCGGAAGGAACTCGGCGAATCCGAAGATTCGCGCCATCGCGCGATCGTGCACGAGGAGCCCGTCCATGACTGA